Proteins encoded by one window of Micromonospora coxensis:
- a CDS encoding DUF4240 domain-containing protein: MTETADLARVPTTEDEARFWALVEAAWASLGPEPAALRRAVTARDPEADDVDPYALDAWLDPFLARLRALCADLSSRELTDLDRVVERKLYDIDRQDVHDVTDGSDDGFLYCRGWIVALGREFYEAVRADPAMAVLDADCERMCYFFAHLHAERFGDWPDTGSGISRESVSNPAGWPEE, translated from the coding sequence GTGACCGAGACTGCTGACCTGGCGCGAGTGCCGACGACCGAGGACGAGGCCCGGTTCTGGGCCCTGGTGGAGGCGGCCTGGGCGTCGCTCGGGCCGGAGCCGGCGGCACTGCGCCGGGCCGTGACCGCCCGGGACCCGGAGGCCGACGACGTCGACCCGTACGCCCTGGACGCCTGGCTGGACCCGTTCCTCGCTCGGCTCCGCGCCCTCTGCGCCGACCTGTCCAGTCGCGAGCTGACCGACCTCGACCGGGTGGTGGAGCGCAAGCTGTACGACATCGACCGGCAGGACGTCCACGACGTGACCGACGGCTCCGACGACGGGTTCCTCTACTGCCGGGGGTGGATCGTCGCCCTCGGCCGCGAGTTCTACGAGGCGGTGCGCGCCGACCCGGCGATGGCCGTGCTGGACGCCGACTGCGAGCGGATGTGCTACTTCTTCGCGCACCTGCACGCCGAGCGCTTCGGCGACTGGCCCGACACGGGCTCGGGCATCTCCCGGGAGTCGGTCAGCAACCCGGCGGGCTGGCCGGAGGAGTGA